GCGATGACACCTTCCTCGGATCCCCCCAAGAGGATGCCGCTGCATACAAAAATCTTCCTGGGCCTGGTGGTGGGTGCCGCATCAGGGATCATCACCAACACACTGTGGCCCGGAAGTCCTGCTGTGGAATGGGTCGTCGGAACCATCACCGAACCCGTCGGGCAAATCTTCCTGCGGATGCTCATAATGGTCGTCATTCCCCTCGTCTTCGCCTCGCTGGCGTTGGGGGTCGCCGGGCTTGGGGACCTGCGCAAGCTTGGCCGTATTGGGGTGAAGACGCTTCTCTACTTCCTGCTGGTGACCACCCTGGCTGTGGTCATCGGACTCGTACTCGTCAATCTGATCAAGCCGGGTGAGGGATTGCCCGAAGATGTGAAAGTGCGGCTGCTGGAAACCTATCGCGGCCAGGCCAGTCAGACCATGCAGCAGACCGGGCAGGTCAGCTTTGGCATTAACACCTTCATCAACATCGTTCCTCGCAATCCCATCGCCTCCGCCGTACAAGGAGATATGCTGGCCATTATCTTTTTCGCCCTCATGTTCGGCATCGCGCTCACGTTCCTTCCCCAGAGCCGTTCGGCCCCCGTGATCTCGGTCCTCGAAGGGATTGGCGATACCATGGTGATCATCATTGAGATGGCCATGAAACTAGCTCCCTTTGGGGTTGCAGCCTTGATCTTCAGC
This genomic window from Blastocatellia bacterium contains:
- a CDS encoding dicarboxylate/amino acid:cation symporter, translating into MPLHTKIFLGLVVGAASGIITNTLWPGSPAVEWVVGTITEPVGQIFLRMLIMVVIPLVFASLALGVAGLGDLRKLGRIGVKTLLYFLLVTTLAVVIGLVLVNLIKPGEGLPEDVKVRLLETYRGQASQTMQQTGQVSFGINTFINIVPRNPIASAVQGDMLAIIFFALMFGIALTFLPQSRSAPVISVLEGIGDTMVIIIEMAMKLAPFGVAALIFSVTARFGFDLLAKLGLYVTTVILGLTIHQFGVYSILVRTLARVSPRWFFSGIKTVMVTAFSTSSSNATLPTTMRVSEEVLGIPREICGFVLPLGATMNMNGTALFEGVTVLFLAQVFGIHLSFTAQIIVVIMSVLTAVGAAGVPGGSLPLLILVLQAVGVPGEGIAIILGVDRLLDMCRTTLNVTGDVTAAAFVARSEGYLLTPSLGVAASIEPEQT